A single Pseudochaenichthys georgianus chromosome 10, fPseGeo1.2, whole genome shotgun sequence DNA region contains:
- the f8 gene encoding coagulation factor VIII — protein sequence MTAMRAATLLLLLPLLSPSAGQRTPSAELQSPSARQHYYIAALEIGWDYVYLDDADPTTDQRGRSKDIPQKYVKAVYREYTDSTYTVPKIRPAWTGILGPVIVARAGDRVVVHFKNLASQSYSISPVGVTYWKHSEGVGYDDSTAGQEKEDDAVSPGGYYEYVWDISPNDGPTTSDPECLTYSYSSQVDTVRDVNSGLIGALLICKSSAFTDDGQRRNPAFVLLFAVFDERKSWYGEVGERKSREMFKRSMGIKEYHTINGYVNSTLPGLTICQSRHHMFWHVIGMGTAPEIHSIQFQEHTLQVLNHRKVSMELTPMTFITAEMRPATVGRFLMSCQIHAHRYDGMNALFTVEQCPEPVKLPGPDLRKVKHQDYGDGSDDYSYEDGNLFNIISIQPKKQKLQARASRGQLPKTWEHFIAVEEITWDYTRHLKPTDSELQSGYLPSHPHYLGYKYKKAVFVEYTDGSFTQKKNPSKSLLGPLLKGKVKDQIQITLKNMASHPFNIYPNGLTSISPLPGYATEKDLRSMGVPPNGTFGYVWRLTIDDGPLEGDPQCLNQLYQSSVSPERDLASGLVGTLLICKDETMDTRGRLLGSDKEWSLIFAVFDENRSWYIGENMQKSSQNSRNTSDPEFYDSNVIYSINGIMFAGRQFVVSKTDVAFWHVANVGSQSDFLSVYFTGNLFQYKGLYQSVLTLFPMTGMTVSMETELMGEWEISAYDGRLKNRGMSISYSVRHSDDGDLVDRVGLEDDISDYIDEIDLQPRGRRPENRTMLVRVCRNPLASNNTQSVNTSSQNVTTDNECQLKKVIVSSAEVQNPDMVSEGGIPQDVLEELERDGDWIVSQNETEAEGRGSRFKRNAEGNWTDVDISSGSSEDGATGIEIGEEVQNMTDALVKVKAEEKSETPSMSNGTKEDLEESNDIFLKGNPQLNEKISPLEPSLSEEMRQNLIPQNHVKAERERLTSDLLDLDYNYTVDHNMINLSLEYDDYSQEVNGTLDSSATDNMDLRSGQPKLRHYYIAAEEISWDYGIRKPHQLIKPTEMRRGMRKFLPEYKKVVFRAYSDIDFLQPVGRGEAHEHLGIMGPFIRAEINELLTVIFKNKASRPYSFHLQGVYDRSQGAGMGQSPASSAPPGVPGEPVAPGEARTYNWKITRKQGPTDDEFDCKTGAYYSTVDKERDLHSGLIGPLVICKSGILRTRQNTQRDVQEFALLFHTFDETKSWYLEESLRQHCAPPCQANTEDPWYHISNKFAAINGYVAETLPGLLIAQHQRVRWHLLNVGSDGEFHAVQFHGLPFTVHTKEEHRMGVYNLFPGVFGTVEMRPPTVGTWLVECTIGDHQLAGMRAQLLVYDPRCVFPLGMKSGRIEDSQITASDHIGDWEPRLARLEQSGYINAWIGRNRMSWIQVDLQRPTLLHGVQTQGVSSKLRDKYIALFNVSYSLDQETWTTYRGNRTKRNKLFYGNMDSSTVKNNPFIPPFVARYVRIQPVNYEQKPALRLELLGCDLNSCSLPLGLQRGLIPDSNFSASSFYSSLLRSWKPSLARLHQEGSANAWRPKNNNPHEWLQVDLGKVKRITGVITQGARSIMTKMMVTEFSVTISHDKRSWSSVLEESSQREKIFTGNSDFEEEALNVFDPPLFGRYLRLHPRGWINDIALRLEVLGCDTQQGR from the exons ATGACCGCCATGAGAGCCGCGaccctcctcctgctgctgccgctgctgagtCCCTCCGCCGGGCAGCGGACTCCCTCTGCCGAGCTGCAGAGCCCCTCCGCCAGGCAGCATTATTACATAGCGGCGTTAGAGATCGGTTGGGACTACGTTTACCTGGACGATGCTGACCCAACAACCGACCAAAG GGGGAGATCTAAAGATATTCCTCAGAAATACGTCAAGGCCGTCTACAGGGAGTATACCGATTCCACATACACTGTCCCCAAGATAAGGCCAGCATGGACAG GTATTCTAGGCCCGGTGATCGTTGCCCGTGCTGGGGACAGGGTGGTGGTCCACTTCAAAAACCTGGCGTCTCAGTCCTACAGCATCAGCCCTGTGGGGGTCACCTACTGGAAACACTCTGAAG GAGTCGGGTACGATGACTCCACAGCAGGCCAGGAGAAGGAGGATGATGCCGTCTCTCCTGGAGGATACTATGAGTACGTGTGGGACATCAGCCCAAATGACGGTCCCACCACCAGTGACCCCGAGTGCCTCACCTACTCCTACTCATCCCAGGTGGACACGGTTCGAGATGTGAACTCAGGACTCATTGGTGCTCTGCTCATCTGCAAATCAA GTGCCTTCACAGATGATGGCCAGAGGAGAAATCCTGCATTTGTCCTGCTGTTTGCCGTGTTTGATGAGAGAAAGAGCTGGTATGGAGAGGTGGGAGAGAGGAAGAGCAGAGAGATGTTCAAGAGGAGTATGGGCATAAAGGAATACCACACCATCAATGGATACGTCAACTCTACGTTACCCG GTTTGACAATCTGTCAGAGCCGTCATCATATGTTCTGGCATGTAATTGGGATGGGCACAGCTCCAGAAATCCACTCCATTCAGTTTCAGGAACACACTCTGCAG GTCTTGAACCATCGTAAAGTCAGCATGGAGCTGACCCCTATGACATTCATCACTGCAGAAATGAGACCTGCTACTGTAGGCCGCTTCCTTATGAGCTGTCAGATACATGCTCACCGCTACG ATGGTATGAACGCTCTCTTCACGGTGGAGCAATGCCCTGAGCCTGTCAAGCTGCCGGGGCCTGATCTGCGTAAGGTCAAACACCAGGACTACGGGGACGGCAGTGATGACTACAGTTATGAAGATGGGAATTTGTTCAACATCATAAGCATTCAGCCTAAGAAACAGAAACTGCAAGCAAGAGCCAGCAGGGGACAGCTTCCTAAAACCTGGGAGCATTTCATCGCCGTTGAAGAGATCACCTGGGACTACACCCGTCACCTCAAACCCACAGATAG TGAGTTGCAGTCTGGATATTTGCCTTCACATCCCCATTACCTGGGTTACAAGTATAAAAAGGCAGTGTTTGTGGAGTACACAGATGGATCTTTCACTCAGAAAAAGAACCCTTCCAAATCTTTGCTTGGTCCTCTTCTGAAAGGAAAAGTCAAAGATCAAATCCAG ATCACTCTCAAAAACATGGCCAGTCACCCTTTCAACATCTATCCCAATGGGCTCACCAGCATCTCTCCACTGCCAGGATATGCAACTG AGAAGGACTTGCGCTCCATGGGAGTTCCCCCCAACGGGACCTTTGGCTACGTTTGGAGGCTAACTATAGATGACGGACCCCTGGAGGGAGACCCCCAGTGTCTGAATCAGCTGTATCAGAGCAGCGTCTCCCCAGAGAGGGACCTAGCCTCGGGACTGGTGGGCACACTGCTCATCTGCAAGGACGAGACCATGGACACCAGAGGACGACTG TTGGGCTCAGATAAAGAGTGGAGCCTGATATTTGCTGTGTTTGATGAGAACAGAAGTTGGTACATCGGTGAAAACATGCAGAAGTCTAGCCAAAACTCACGTAACACTTCAGATCCTGAATTCTACGACTCTAATGTCATTTACA GTATTAACGGCATCATGTTTGCCGGCCGTCAGTTCGTGGTGTCTAAAACAGACGTCGCCTTCTGGCATGTGGCCAACGTGGGCAGCCAGAGTGACTTCCTCTCTGTTTACTTCACGGGAAACCTCTTCCAGTACAAAGGCCTCTACCAGTCCGTGCTCACCCTCTTCCCCATGACAGGCATGACTGTTTCCATGGAGACTGAGCTGATGG GAGAGTGGGAGATCAGTGCCTATGATGGCAGACTGAAGAACCGAGGGATGAGCATCAGTTACTCCGTTCGCCATAGTGACGATGGAGACCTAGTCGATCGTGTTGGGCTTGAAGACGATATCTCTGACTATATCGATGAGATAGATCTACAGCCGAGGGGCAGAAGACCTGAAAATCGCACAATGTTGGTTCGAGTGTGTAGAAATCCTCTTGCTAGTAACAATACTCAATCAGTAAACACTTCAAGTCAAAATGTCACTACTGATAATGAATGTCAGCTGAAGAAAGTGATAGTATCATCTGCTGAAGTCCAAAATCCTGACATGGTGTCAGAGGGAGGAATCCCACAGGATGTTTTGGAGGAATTGGAAAGAGACGGGGACTGGATCGTTTCTCAGAATGAAACTGAAGCTGAAGGACGCGGCAGCAGGTTTAAAAGAAATGCAGAGGGAAACTGGACGGATGTAGATATCAGTTCTGGTTCCTCAGAAGATGGGGCAACTGGGATAGAGATCGGAGAGGAAGTGCAAAATATGACTGACGCTCTAGTCAAGGTAAAAGCAGAGGAAAAAAGTGAAACACCAAGCATGAGTAACGGGACGAAGGAAGATCTTGAAGAGAGTAACGATATCTTCCTGAAAGGCAATCCACAGCTGAACGAGAAGATCTCACCTTTAGAGCCAAGCCTTTCAGAAGAAATGCGTCAAAACCTAATACCACAAAACCACGTTAAGGCTGAACGTGAGCGTCTTACATCAGATCTGCTGGATCTGGATTACAACTACACTGTTGATCACAACATGATCAATCTGTCCCTCGAGTATGATGACTACAGCCAAGAG GTGAATGGCACTTTAGATTCATCTGCCACAGATAACATGGACCTGCGCTCCGGACAGCCCAAACTTCGCCACTACTACATTGCAGCAGAGGAGATCAGCTGGGACTACGGCATCAGGAAGCCCCATCAGCTCATCAAACCCAC AGAGATGCGTCGAGGGATGAGGAAGTTCCTGCCAGAGTACAAGAAGGTGGTGTTCAGAGCCTACAGCGATATCGACTTCCTACAACCTGTAGGCAGAGGAGAGGCCCACGAACACCTGGGAATCATGGGACCTTTCATCAGAGCCGAGATTAATGAACTCCTCACT GTGATCTTTAAGAACAAGGCATCCAGGCCTTACTCCTTTCACCTTCAGGGGGTCTATGACCGCAGCCAGGGGGCCGGCATGGGCCAAAGCCCGGCCTCCTCGGCTCCCCCCGGGGTCCCAGGAGAGCCTGTGGCCCCTGGGGAGGCACGGACCTATAACTGGAAGATAACCAGGAAGCAAGGACCCACCGACGATGAATTTGACTGCAAGACGGGGGCTTACTACTCCACTGTGGACAAG GAGAGGGACCTTCATTCGGGACTGATTGGTCCGCTGGTGATCTGTAAGTCCGGTATTCTCCGGACTCGTCAGAACACGCAGCGGGATGTACAGGAGTTCGCTCTCCTCTTCCACACCTTTGATGAAACTAAAAGCTGGTACCTGGAAGAAAGCCTGCGGCAGCACTGTGCCCCCCCCTGTCAGGCCAACACTGAGGACCCCTGGTACCACATCAGCAACAAGTTTGCAG CAATAAATGGTTATGTGGCGGAGACACTTCCTGGTCTGTTGATCGCCCAGCACCAGCGCGTCAGGTGGCACCTGCTCAATGTGGGAAGTGACGGAGAATTCCACGCTGTGCAATTTCATGGTTTGCCTTTCACTGTTCACACAAAGGAGGAACACCGTATGGGGGTCTACAACCTCTTCcctg GAGTGTTTGGCACGGTGGAGATGAGACCCCCCACAGTTGGCACGTGGCTGGTGGAGTGCACTATAGGAGATCACCAGCTGGCCGGCATGAGGGCCCAACTCCTGGTCTATGATCCAC GATGTGTCTTCCCTCTGGGGATGAAATCTGGAAGGATTGAAGATTCCCAGATAACAGCGTCAGATCACATAG GTGACTGGGAGCCGAGGCTGGCGAGGCTGGAGCAGTCGGGTTATATCAATGCTTGGATAGGAAGAAACCGAATGTCATGGATACAG GTTGACCTGCAGAGGCCCACTCTGCTTCACGGTGTGCAGACGCAGGGAGTCAGCTCCAAACTGAGAGACAAATACATCGCACTCTTCAACGTCTCCTACAGCCTCGACCAGGAGACTTGGACCACTTACAGAGGAAACAGAACCAAACGGAACAAA CTATTTTATGGCAACATGGACAGCTCCACGGTGAAAAACAACCCCTTCATTCCCCCATTTGTGGCTCGCTATGTCAGGATTCAGCCTGTAAACTATGAGCAAAAGCCTGCTCTCCGCCTGGAGCTGCTGGGCTGTGATCTCAACA GCTGCTCCCTCCCTCTCGGGCTCCAGAGGGGACTGATTCCTGACTCCAACTTTAGTGCTTCCTCATTTTATTCCTCTCTGCTGCGCAGCTGGAAACCCAGCCTCGCCCGGCTCCACCAGGAAGGCAGCGCCAACGCCTGGAGGCCAAAG AACAACAATCCCCACGAGTGGCTGCAGGTTGACTTGGGGAAGGTCAAACGAATCACAGGGGTCATAACGCAAGGAGCGCGATCAATTATGACCAAAATGATGGTGACAGAGTTCTCAGTCACCATCAGTCATGATAAACGTTCCTGGAGCAGTGTGCTGGAGGAGAGCTCCCAGAGAGAAAAG ATATTCACCGGGAACAGCGATTTCGAAGAGGAAGCTCTAAATGTGTTTGATCCTCCTCTGTTTGGCCGCTACCTCCGCCTCCACCCGCGCGGCTGGATCAACGATATCGCCCTGCGtctggaggtcctgggctgcgACACACAGCAGGGGCGCTGA